Proteins from one uncultured Desulfuromonas sp. genomic window:
- a CDS encoding roadblock/LC7 domain-containing protein yields the protein MFGSQATFVLYDDEVVKVKEILDNLLKASNAKSIYLVDKNGQMIATSGDVSGMDTTSLASLTAGNIAATGGLAKLVGEKEFAIQFHEGEKDNIHISIVGGRVILVIIFDERSSLGLVRLRVKKASMALGALFDEISSKSSDQASGRERSNPFAEITDDDIDNLFS from the coding sequence ATGTTTGGCTCTCAGGCTACCTTTGTTCTTTACGATGACGAAGTCGTCAAAGTAAAAGAAATACTCGATAATCTTCTAAAAGCGTCCAACGCAAAATCAATCTATCTGGTCGATAAAAACGGTCAGATGATTGCGACGTCCGGGGATGTCAGTGGTATGGATACCACCAGTCTGGCATCATTGACTGCGGGCAATATTGCCGCTACCGGAGGCTTGGCCAAGCTGGTTGGAGAGAAAGAGTTCGCCATACAGTTTCACGAAGGGGAGAAGGATAATATTCATATCTCCATTGTGGGTGGGCGCGTTATCTTGGTGATTATCTTTGATGAACGTAGTTCACTGGGGCTGGTACGACTCCGGGTTAAAAAAGCCAGCATGGCCCTTGGAGCGTTGTTTGATGAGATCAGCTCAAAAAGCAGTGACCAGGCGAGTGGTCGGGAGCGAAGCAATCCGTTCGCAGAGATTACCGACGATGATATCGACAATCTGTTCAGCTAA
- a CDS encoding GTPase domain-containing protein, with translation MSFINYASREINCKIVYYGPGLCGKTTNLQHVYQKTAPDSKGKMISLATESERTLFFDFLPLALGEVRGFKTRFHLYTVPGQVFYDASRKLILKGVDGVVFVADSQEERMDANIESLENLRDNLEEQGYDLDKLPYVVQYNKQDLPNLSPIEELQRFVNPTKVPEFKACAMSGVGVFETLKAIAKLVLLDLKKGGR, from the coding sequence ATGTCTTTTATCAACTACGCCTCGCGTGAGATTAACTGCAAAATTGTTTATTACGGCCCCGGGTTGTGTGGAAAAACAACCAATTTGCAGCATGTCTACCAAAAAACGGCGCCGGATTCCAAGGGCAAGATGATCTCCCTGGCCACAGAATCGGAGCGGACGCTGTTTTTTGACTTTTTGCCCCTGGCTCTGGGCGAGGTGCGCGGCTTTAAAACCCGCTTTCATCTTTATACCGTCCCAGGTCAGGTGTTTTATGATGCCTCACGTAAATTGATCCTCAAGGGGGTCGATGGTGTGGTATTTGTTGCCGACTCTCAGGAAGAGCGGATGGACGCCAATATCGAGAGCCTTGAGAACCTGCGCGACAATCTCGAAGAGCAGGGCTACGATCTCGACAAACTGCCGTATGTGGTGCAGTACAATAAACAAGACCTGCCCAATTTGAGTCCGATCGAAGAGCTGCAGCGGTTTGTCAATCCGACCAAGGTTCCTGAATTCAAGGCCTGCGCCATGAGCGGGGTTGGAGTGTTCGAAACCCTTAAAGCCATTGCCAAACTTGTCCTACTCGATTTGAAAAAAGGTGGGCGATAA
- a CDS encoding chemotaxis protein CheW — protein MRKYFPFRIDETWYALPLELVETVVRSVALITLPEAASGLLGLIDYKGIVYPVVDLRFRLHKPSQPVGVDQRIVLAHRGEQIVAFLADEVESVIEVSDARLKQSADIFPDMDSYVTAILWHDEKKLQLCDAETFLYFDHELLEGYKDETVSSKPTTDQ, from the coding sequence ATGAGAAAATATTTCCCCTTCCGGATTGACGAAACCTGGTATGCCCTGCCGCTCGAGTTGGTGGAGACGGTGGTGCGTTCTGTGGCACTGATTACGCTGCCCGAGGCGGCCAGCGGTCTGCTGGGGTTGATCGATTATAAAGGGATCGTTTATCCGGTTGTGGATTTGCGTTTTCGGCTGCATAAGCCGTCCCAACCTGTTGGTGTGGACCAGAGAATCGTTTTGGCCCATCGTGGCGAGCAGATTGTGGCTTTCCTGGCGGATGAGGTGGAGTCGGTGATCGAAGTGTCAGACGCCCGGTTGAAACAGTCGGCTGACATTTTTCCGGACATGGACAGCTATGTGACGGCGATTCTCTGGCATGATGAAAAAAAGCTACAGTTATGCGATGCCGAGACTTTTTTGTACTTTGACCACGAATTGCTTGAGGGTTACAAGGACGAAACGGTCTCCTCGAAGCCGACAACAGACCAATAG